Below is a genomic region from Brassica rapa cultivar Chiifu-401-42 chromosome A08, CAAS_Brap_v3.01, whole genome shotgun sequence.
caaacaaaaaatatattccaTGTATTTTTCTTTACTCTCAAACAACTAATACATACGGTGATTACTAGTTTACCAAATACCATAACTTCACTTTCGAACAGTTTTCAAATTTATAGACTAGGAATATAATGATGCTTCTTTTTTAAAGGCTAGGCTAGTACAACTCTATCCATGTTCGCTAATTAAATAATTACCATCGCTATCTGTTTTAAAGTTGCCGTTGATTTTTATCTCAATTATATGCTTTCTTTTACTCTATGGTATATTTATTTGAGTTCCAAACACGATATATATAGTGGAGTGGTTGTGAAAAGATAACTCTCGTACAAGCTTGTGAATCAAGCAAACTACGTTGCCACATACTGGCTGTAATAATTAATGTCAATATATTTTATCTCAAACGATCAGGGCTTCATTTCAAGTATTCACCACTTAGTGGAAGATGAAAATTCATGTTTCTTGTTAGCGAATTAAGAATCTCATTCCATGTAAAAAagtgtattatgtatatatctaTAGTTCTACTATTGCTGCTAAACATTTTCTTTCAAATCATTCACAAAATCAACAGTTTTTAATTAGGCTTGGATGTATTTTGATCAAGTGTTTCGCAGCATGATATACAAGTTTATCAGAAAATGTATAATGAATGGAATTTTGGGTGGTTGCTATGTAACAGACAAGAACGTTCTTATAGATAGTACTATACAACTTTTAAGATTGGACTGATCTAAATTATCTGCTAGCAAAATATAATTTCGCCTAGTATCGTATGTACATTTGAACTCAGAAATGGATCATTCATATGTATAACCGTGCATACATCAGAAAGTGGGAGACAGTTGTGACATGTGGTTTTATTGacattatatatacacattttagaCCAATTAAAACTTGACTCCTATTTACATCCACTTGGTactttaattattgtttttagttatatatttcattttgatTCTGTGTTTacaatttctaaaaatattaagttATGCTTTTTCTAAAGGATGAAAATGTGTAAAATGAAAAAGTATATAAGCTGTTCTAAAACACTGTCTTTTCAACGGTCTTTTAATCCAGCTTGTTCCATGTGAATGTTGTGAAGAGTACAAAGGGTGTTGTAACTCATGACTTTGAAGTTTAAATTGCTGGCGACGGCCATGACCCTCATGACAATGAACATTCATACACAATAAATGAAAAGGAAAACCCAAAGCAACCAAATATTCTAGACTcttaaaaaattaatgtttaagAAAATGGTAAGAAGTAAGAACCAAAAATTGTCTAAAAAGGGATTCAGTCAAATTACAAAACTACAACTTTCATTCGTTTTTACCTTTAAAggtagaaataaaatatttacgaAGAGATGTCCTTTTGATGAGTCAACGCAATTTGGtcaacacatacacacacacactctcGTGTCTTTCACCATCTACctacaaacaaaattaaatgcCCAGTTTACCCTTTCTATATGTCCAAATACTGAACACATCCCACGTAGACAAGAAGACACAAATGGAAATCCCAGTCAGCAGTTTTACCTTGTCTTGAAATACTCAAGTGTCTTGAAACTTTTAAGTAAATACAAAATGAGGATTCTTTAAACCAAATTAATCTTTCTAAAAGCGTTATACAGTACTTTCTCATGTCAACAAACCCTTTATATCTTCACGTACATATCTTAGCTACtgtactaaaataaaattatgtatattaaactttatacgtacatttttataaacagttgaataaaaacataatatactATCTTTTAAGTTAGGAATAAATGGACTCTTGTCACAATCCAAATTAGATTTTACTTTTACCAAATTAGATTTTCACCTTTTAGTGGTTGAATACTGCAGAACAAGAAAAACATGTATAGATTACGAGAATCTAAAATGCATTAAATTAAGGTCCCAAATAGTTccaaataagaaaaagaaatgaaataaaAGTAGCAGACAAGaaagaaaattaagaaaaaaggTGGAAGAAAAACAATGTCCGAAAACCACATTGACGCGCGTGAAGAAAACGCCCCAATCATGGGGAAGTGAGAGAGTGTCTTAAACCAATGTAACGTATGTGTTGTTTCTTCTCGTACGACGTGGGAACTCTGCTTTCACCTTGTTCCTCTCAAAAACGTCCGTTTACAACTCATTCCTCCCACGCGCTTcgttactactactactaccttCACAAcctctcctcttcttctccgCTGTCTCTTTCTTCAAAACTCACATTAACGATCAGTGAAGAAGAGGATACAATAGAGAGAAACTAGAGAGCAGTTTGATGACGTGGCGTAGTAGTCTCCGGTGAAGAGATGTCACACGTTTTTCACGAGGCAACAAGTAACTAAAAACAACATCTTCCTCCTCGAAGCACAATGTCGACGACCAACACTCCCACGGCGGCTCAGCCACAACAACAGCAAACGCCGCCACCTCCTCCGGAGATAACGACGGAGGAGCTAACGGCGAAGGCTCTGAACAAGAGATACGAAGGTTTAACGACGGTGAGAAACAAAGCGGTGAAAGGCAAAGGCGCGTGGTACTGGACTCACCTCGAACCCACGCTCGTGCGCAACACCGACACTGGCCTCCCCAAAGCAGTGAAACTCCGCTGCTCCCTATGCGACGCCGTTTTCTCCGCCTCCAACCCTTCCCGCACCGCCTCCGAGCATCTCAAACGCGGCACGTGCCCAAACTTCACCTCCTCCGTCGCTCCTCCCGTCTCCGCCGTAAGcccctcctcctcttcttctccttctcatcACCGGAAACGACAATCCTCCGGCGCCGTTCCTTCCCGGCTCAATCCTCCTCCTTCTTACCACGTGACGCCGATAACCGTCGTCGATCCGTCGAGATTCTGCGGCGGAGAGTTGCCGTACTCCGCTCCGCCGCCGCCGCGGTTGATGCTTTCCGGCGGAAAAGACGATCTGGGTCCGTTGGCTATGCTGGAAGACAGTGTGAAGAAGCTCAAGAGTCCTAAGCCATCGCACGCGCTGACTCTCACGAGATCGGAGATAGAGTCGGCGCTGGACTCTCTCTCCGACTGGGTCTTCGAGTCTTGCGGTTCGGTCTCTCTCTCGGGTCTGGAGCATCCAaagtttcgatcttttttgACCCAAGTCGGTTTACCGATCGTCTCCAAGAGAGACTTCGCCACGACGAGGCTTGAGTTGAAGTACGAGGAAGCGAGAGCCGTGTCGGAATCGAGAATCCTAGACGCGATGTTCCTCCAAATCGCGTCCGACGGATGGAGAGAGAGTCTGGTGAGTTTGGTCGTAAATTTACCCAACGGGACGAGTGTTTACAGGAGAGCGGTTTTAGTCAACGGAGCCGTGCCGGCTAACTACGCGGAGGAGGTTTTGTTGGAGACGGTTAAGGGCATTTGCGGGAATTCACCTCAGAGGTGTGTCGGGATAGTCTCCGACAAGTTTAATAACAAAGCGCTCAAGAGTCTCGAGAGCCAGCATCAGTGGATGGTGAACTTGTCTTGTCAGCATCAAGAGCTCAAGAGCTTGATCAAAGACTTTATTAAAGAGCTGCCTTTATTCAAATCCGTCTCGCAAAATTGTACGAGACTCGGTAATTTCATCAACAATACGGCGGAGATACGTAACGCTCACCGTAAGTATCAGATGCAAGAACACGGGGAGTCTATAATGCTACGGTTGCCTTTGCATTGTAAGGCTTGTGTCTTTGAGCCGTTATTTAATCTTCTTGAGGATGTGTTGAGTTCCGCTAGAGCGATTCATTCGGTAATGCATGATGATGCTTGTAAAGCTGTTTTGATGGAGGATCACACGGCTAGGGAGGTTAGAGAGATGGTTGGAGACCAAGGGTTTTGGAACGAGGTGGAGGCGGTTCACGCTTTGACCAAGCTTGTTAAAGAGATGGCTCGGAGGATAGAGGAAGAGAAGCTACTCGTTGGGCAATGCCTCCCTCTATGGGACGAGCTAAGAGCTAAGGTTAAAGATTGGGACTCTAAGTTCAATGTAGGAGAAGGACACGTGGAGAAGCTTGTGGAGAGAAGATTCAAGAAGAGTTATCACCCGGCTTGGGCTGCTGCCTTCATACTAGACCCTCTTTACTTGATAAGAGATAGTAGCGGCAAGTATCTTCCTCCGTTTAAATGTTTGTCGCCGGAGCAAGAGAAAGATGTAGATAAGTTGATAACAAGGCTTGTGTCTAGAGACGAGGCACACATTGCGTTGATGGAGCTTATGAAATGGAGAACCGAAGGGCTTGATCCAATGTATGCAAGGGCGGTTCAGATGAAAGAGCGTGACCCGGTTACTGGTAAGATGAGGATAGCTAATCCTCAAAGCAGTAGGCTTGTTTGGGAGACGTATCTTAGTGAGTTCAGGTCACTAGGGAAAGTTGCGGTGAGGCTCATTTTCCTCCATGCAACTACTTGTGGGTTCAAATGCAACTCATCTCTTTTGAAATGGGTAAGCTCGCATGGGAGGTCTCATGCAGCTATGGATAGAGCTCAGAAGATGATCTTTATATCGGCTAATTCGAAATTCGAAAGAAGAGATTTCTCTAATGAGGAGGATAGGGATGCTGAGCTGCTTGCTATGGCTAATGGTGATGAGAATTTGCTAAATGATGTTCTTGTGGACACATCCTAGGTGTGACATTTTTCCAATTTGAAAATCTTGTTTTTGATCAGTTTTGTCTAAGCTTAGTTTTCCCATTAGAGTTTTGCATCTTGTAGGATTGTTTGGATTCTTTTTCTTTCATTACTATTATTACCCTTTAATTATCATAAATATTCATGTTGTGATTGGTTCTATATGTTATT
It encodes:
- the LOC103836166 gene encoding uncharacterized protein LOC103836166 — encoded protein: MSTTNTPTAAQPQQQQTPPPPPEITTEELTAKALNKRYEGLTTVRNKAVKGKGAWYWTHLEPTLVRNTDTGLPKAVKLRCSLCDAVFSASNPSRTASEHLKRGTCPNFTSSVAPPVSAVSPSSSSSPSHHRKRQSSGAVPSRLNPPPSYHVTPITVVDPSRFCGGELPYSAPPPPRLMLSGGKDDLGPLAMLEDSVKKLKSPKPSHALTLTRSEIESALDSLSDWVFESCGSVSLSGLEHPKFRSFLTQVGLPIVSKRDFATTRLELKYEEARAVSESRILDAMFLQIASDGWRESLVSLVVNLPNGTSVYRRAVLVNGAVPANYAEEVLLETVKGICGNSPQRCVGIVSDKFNNKALKSLESQHQWMVNLSCQHQELKSLIKDFIKELPLFKSVSQNCTRLGNFINNTAEIRNAHRKYQMQEHGESIMLRLPLHCKACVFEPLFNLLEDVLSSARAIHSVMHDDACKAVLMEDHTAREVREMVGDQGFWNEVEAVHALTKLVKEMARRIEEEKLLVGQCLPLWDELRAKVKDWDSKFNVGEGHVEKLVERRFKKSYHPAWAAAFILDPLYLIRDSSGKYLPPFKCLSPEQEKDVDKLITRLVSRDEAHIALMELMKWRTEGLDPMYARAVQMKERDPVTGKMRIANPQSSRLVWETYLSEFRSLGKVAVRLIFLHATTCGFKCNSSLLKWVSSHGRSHAAMDRAQKMIFISANSKFERRDFSNEEDRDAELLAMANGDENLLNDVLVDTS